CTTcgaatttagtgtttgcataaagaaatgccactgatttttgtacatagattttgtagcctgataccttgctatattgcttaataacttccagtagttttctgctggattctttacatttttctgtgtatactatcatatcagctgcaaatagtgagagcttgacatcTTCCTTTCTaatctgtgttcctttgatttctttctcttgcctgattgttatggcaagaacttccaatactatgttgaagagtaatggtgataatggacagccctgtctagtctccgatctgaggtggaatgctttcagcttccgtCCATTGAgattgatgttggctgtaggtttgctatatatggactccactatcttgaggaatttcccattttttgcagtgttttgagcattactgcgttttggattttgtcaaaggctttctctgcatctactgagataattatgtggtgttttgttttccttttattgattggtaaatgacattgatggacttatgtatgttaaaccagccttgcattcctgggataaatcccacttggtcgtgatgaacaatctttttgatatactgctgtatcctgttggccaggatcttagtcaatattttggcatctatgttcatcagagatattagtctgtagttttacttttttgtgtgtccctatctgcttttggtatcagggtgatgttggcttcatagaaggtggaagggagtgttcctgtttcttcaatcttgtggaaaaactttacaagtataggtattaactatttcctgaaggttttatagaattcatttgtgaagccatctggtccaggacttttgttgttgggaagattcttaataactgtttcaatgtcTTTGtcagtgattggtgcatttaggttttgtagttcttcttggttcagttttggaatggtttatgtttctaggaattcttccatttcttccagattttctagcttggtggcatatagttcttcatagaagtttcacatacatgattttctggatttctgtggtgtcagttgtgatcaatcctctattgtttacaattctattaatttgagtcttctcctcccccccttttttttgttttagtgagtctggctaggggtttgtcaatcttgtttaatttttcaaagaaccagcatttggcttcattgatcttttgtatggttctcttattttcggtgttgtttatttctgctctaactttaatgatttctgtccttctggttgctttagggtccctctgttgttcttcctctaagtccttatggtgtgcagtaagatcctttatttgagctttttcttgtgatctaatgtgtgattgtatggccatgagtttctctctcagtactgctttagctgtgtcccaaatattttgatagcttgtgtcttcattttcagttgTTTCCAGAAGtatctgaatttcttgcttgagttctctctaacccagtggttcttaaacagcatgttgttgagtttctaaattctgtgacttttagtaattttctgtttgttgttacatgtgagctttactccactgtggtctgagaagatacttggaataatttcagtgctcttcaatttgttgatactgtccttgtggtctaacatatggtctatccttgaagatatgctgtgtggatttgaaaagagtgTGTATTCCAGTCttctggggtgaagaactctgaaaatgtccaggaggtctagtctgtccatctctttatttaattctcttgtttctttgttgattgtctgctttgttgatctgtctaagtgttagagtggggtgttaaaatctcccactattattgtattactattgatgcatttttgtagttcttttagtgtttgatgtatttagatggtccctcactgggtgtatagatgttaataattgttaaatcttcttggttgattgatcctctaatcattatgtaatggccttgcctgtcttttattactttatttaatttaaagtctattgtgtcagagatgagagtggctcttcctgccttttttatggtccattagcctgtaggatagtttttcaTCTCTTCagtttaagcctgtgtttgtcttgttgtgtcagatgggattcttgcaagcagcatatggttgagttgtgttttctaattATTAATAGTTTTCTTTTACAGTATAGTTAGCTCATATATctatcactttctttctttctatacttCAGCTCTGAAGAGCTACTTGAGTTTTATTCTTCACACTTGTGGTAGAGACACATTCACATCActgctgctattttttctttttctctcctctaacTTTTCATTTGGTACCGTGATTTGAATTTTCTGAGAACTCTCTATTCCCTTTTCAGGCAGTTGTGAATTTACTAACTGGTATGTTTATTCTATCTCAAAAAGTTCTCTAACACCATGGGTTTTCCTTGTCTTTGAGTTTTCTATGAACATCTTCTGATTCTTCAGGTCATCATTACAACTCATTCACAAGGCAGTGCCTCTTGCTGGGGAGTTCTATAGATAGATAAGGGCCAAATGAGTCATTATGCCCCCTTTATCTCCTTTCACTTTAGCCATTCAGCCCTTTCTACACAGGCAAAAAGACAAAACAGTAGTTTCATTTTTTACTGAGAATGGAAAAAAGTTTAGATTTatagttaattttctttttcctttcattgtGCACATTGCCTACTTTCCTAAACCAGGTCTCCACTGTGCAGATAGCCTTGATCAGGAAGGAGCCTGGCACCACACACACCTTTACTCCATAATGCTGTTATAAGATCAGGAAATTGACTGACTGTTCTTTGCACTTCAGCCAATCACCCATTTTTCCATGGTATAATAAATCAGTATGTGCAACAGTTAATATTATGCTctaataattaaaatacatatttagggtgttaataataaaaactaatgaTCTTTTTGTAAGTCATTTGCTAATATATCACATATTTATTATACTAAATGTCCTAACCTGTAGTTTGGATTTTCTTTCTCTGCGACCTTGCAAGATTTTCCATTTTACTCTTATATACTCCTTCAAACACTATAGTCTGGAACCATTTCTAGGACTTATGAATGATCAAATCACTATGTTCTTGAAAGCAAAGAACATATAAGGAGGCTTATACTAAACCAGAAAGAACTGGAACAAGATATAATACCTGGACAGTATCAAACTAATCTGGATGGAAGTTCCAATCTTAACAACCTACAAAATATGTATAATCAAGAGGCAATTTTGTAGAGTCAAATGCTCAGAGGGGAAgatgaaaacaaaccaaaaaaaatgttttttgagtGAGCATATGTTTAACTGTTGAAGTTACAAGTGTTAAAATTGCTTCTCAGTTCTATCAACAATTATGACCTCCTTACCTTGGTCCACACACCTTAAAATTAGATTTCTGACACTCATTATCCTTATCAATCATAATGCTCTGTCTGAGCTACATTAAACATAGAAaacttaaaaaactatttattatgTAAAAATACCCCTCCCCAAATCTTCACTTGGCTATTTTTGTCATCCTTTATTTCTCACGTTAAATTTTCTTCAAACTGTTTATTATCATTGTCCGGAACCACCACTGATCTTAAGTTGGatatcctcctctctcccattacaAAGATCAGAAATCATGTAGGGCAGTTCCTTCTTTGTTATTAAACGAGGAGTTTGGAATACTACTGAGGTAGTTCCCTGTAAATAAAGGCATATATTTAAGTGATCAAgcaatatagaaattaaaaaggaacaaataagaaTGATAAATGATTAAGTGAATAGTGCTATGATCTATTGATAACTCATTTCTAGATTAAACTAATCAGTTTCAAAATTGTTATTCATTCCCAACTTAATAAAACTTATTATTTAATTGTTTGGTTATTCGAACTGATTGAAGCAATTATTTGTATCCACATTTCAAATGGATCCAACACTATTTGAAGGATCCTTTCCTAGCCTCAGATATTATGCAATGATAATTCAGTTATCTTAAAACACACATCTTCTGTTAAATGTCAATTCATCTTCATGACATGGAAGCAAAACTTTGAAATTGTTcttcaacaaaaagaaatagtcaAGAAAGAAGTTATAGATCTTCTAGTCTTCCCGCTCCAAATGTTTGATGtccattaattatttattaaatttttgttaataagtatttattatttcttaatttgataatgcagagaaaaattgaaagggaaagagaggtagagtgggagaagatgagagacacgtaaagcactgcttcacacttgtgaagcttcccctctgtcgatggggaccagggccttgaatatggtacttgctcatggtaatatgtgcactcaaccaggtgtgccactgctaggCCTTTGATATTAGTTAACTATTTTTTAAGTTAGCAATGTTTATacagatattttaaataattaatgttGTATATTTCTATCTTTACTAACTCAAAACATCTCTTCTGCCTTCAGGTTCAACTCAACACTATGGATGGAGACAATAAAACATTTTCTACTGACTTCACCCTTGCAGGACTCTTCACTCACAATAAATTGTCTGGTTTCCTTTTCAGCATCATTTGTGCCATCTTCTTTATGGCCATGATAACTAATGGCATAATGATTTTTCTGATCCACACTGACCCTCATCTCCACACCCCCATGTATTTCCTGCTTAGTCATCTCTCCTTCATTGATATGATGTACATCTCCACCATTGTGCCCAAAATGTTGGTTGATTACATTGTGGGCAAAGGAACCATCTCCTTCATTGCCTGTACAGCCCAATACTTTCTCTATATGGGTTTTGTGGGGGCTGAGTTTTTTCTGTTGGGActcatggcctatgaccgctatgtaGCTATCTGCAACCCTCTCCGTTATCCTATTCTTATGAACCACCGAGTCTGTTGGATGATCTTGGCCAGTTCTTGGTTTGGTGGTGCTTTGGACAGCTTCCTCCTTACCCCAATCACCATGAGTCTCCCATTCTGTGCATCTCACAAGATCAATCACTTCTTCTGTGAGGCTCCCACCATGCTGAGGTTGGCCTGTGGTGACAAAGCTGCCTATGAAATGGTTATGTATATTTGCTGTGTCATGATGCTGCTAATCCCCTTCTCTGTGGTGGTTGCTTCCTATGCCCGGATTCTCATAACAGTACACCAAATGAGGTCAGCAGATGGGAAGAAGAAAGCCTTTGCCACCTGCTCATCACACATGATTGTGGTGACACTGTTCTATGGGGCTGCCCTGTACACATATATGCTTCCTCAAGCCTACCACACCCCAATCAAAGACAAGCTATTTTCAGCCTTTTACACCATCCTAACCCCCTTACTAAACCCTCTCATCTACAGTCTAAGGAATAGAGATGTGACTGGAGCTATTAAGAGGGCTTTGGTACGATGGAAAGGGATTTCTAGTGTAACAAGAGAAGAATCCTAACAATCTAAATGTTTCCTATCAGTTCAAAGGTGTCCAAGTGATGGTACTCAGGATTATACTTTCAGTAACATGGACTGTGTTTGTAGCAATTGCCAATACCAGTTATGCCAAACAGCATATCAACTatagtttatttcttttctctttcttaatgaGAAATCACAGTAACATTCATGCACAAGTAATGCCAGAATACTGATGTTTATTACCTCTTTGTGTTTACCCATTCCAATTCTTTCTGACCACTTCCCTATTTTTAATCTATAAGTATAAATCCCTGCAATTGTCTAGGTAGTTTGCATGCTCTATCCATCTTCAAAGGTGTCATAATAACTGGTGATTTTTATTCCACTGTTTAGATGAGTCAGTGATGGAACTTATGGAAAGGTTAGGCATGTGAATGTTTGAAAGACATATGAAAAAGGTTAACGCATCATAAAACATCAGTGAAAAATACCTTATATAGACACTTCATAGCATTCAGAAATTTCAGATagccttttattttaattgtaaatAAAAGCATATCTCCATTATGGATAAAGTTAGAGTTGGGAAAAGTGAACTATGAAGTGGCTTTGTTTAGTTTTTGCTTTTGAAGAAATTGAAAGATAAATTATCTATGGGACAAGAATTCTGTAACAGTATATTTACTATCAGGCAAGTAATTATGCaccagaagagaaaaagataggtgGTTGTTCCATCAACTTACAAACTCAGTAACCACGTTTTAGCTGTATCCCAATTCATTATGACTATTAGATTTTAGGACTCTCTCTCAAAATGCTAATGGTAGTGTGGATATTTCTATCAGTAATTTTTCCCCCATTATGATTAGTGAAGACAGAATTTTGATTATTTGGAAATAGTTGACCTGAATAAATGCATGTAtgcttgtttattttctttaattaagaAACTCAGATCCAGAGTTTGTAAATGTTAATTTTACAGGTTGTTTGTAGAACAACCTGTAAAAAACTGAACTATATAAGGTGTTTGGGGCATCATCTGTATGGTAATGCTATGCCAGGCTCTGTGCTCTTATCAGCCTTTCAAAAATCTTGCTGGAGCCATTGTTTCACTGTTGGCAGTAACTGGGGCTGGTGAATGTGGTGAAAGCAGACATGCCTGCTTTCATATGCTGAAACAGTTGCTGGTAAGAGGCAACATCTTTAGCCagacagaaaaatatatattggaaCATCCTAGATTGGACTGACTGGTTAGTTGTGAATATGCCCCTAAGTAATTAGCATGATTTCCTTTCCAAATATATACACAGTCTTTCTTAGGAATTCTGTACTCCTgggaattatggtgatgttgtgtatgatacagcaaatcctaacaaagggatatttcaaagttaacccaattgccaaataatgtgattacagtaataactatctactgtcttcttaaaccctaagacagcaggaacctcccgcttcctctttagagcctatattttccccagtccaggAATCTCTAGGgtgtggctcactttcctgcatgcttctttcaattcataccaaatgaaatTACATCagatgatcccaacctaatcaacacaaggagtacatTTCATACTATGTCcaaagacgtcaggcatggaatgtcaacctttcagcctcattacttgggtgaggcctttcctttcacggtattctctaattccattacaggcggtttacttcctaacaaagtccaaaaacctggatatagaccaggtcccataagatagagcatatgttcccatgaattagggcaaaatatatacctgaaagcaaaaatacacactagtcagtagtgagtcagtataaagttcataatgaaatagtgtctacttagacttagataccctcctcacctacttcctattacagttctttcacttactccaaagctaaactcatcaaagcaaggactgcaaaagctgaataagggcaagagactcgcatactttaatgatgactctttagtcactatcgggccaccc
The DNA window shown above is from Erinaceus europaeus chromosome 2, mEriEur2.1, whole genome shotgun sequence and carries:
- the LOC103107648 gene encoding olfactory receptor 2T6, encoding MDGDNKTFSTDFTLAGLFTHNKLSGFLFSIICAIFFMAMITNGIMIFLIHTDPHLHTPMYFLLSHLSFIDMMYISTIVPKMLVDYIVGKGTISFIACTAQYFLYMGFVGAEFFLLGLMAYDRYVAICNPLRYPILMNHRVCWMILASSWFGGALDSFLLTPITMSLPFCASHKINHFFCEAPTMLRLACGDKAAYEMVMYICCVMMLLIPFSVVVASYARILITVHQMRSADGKKKAFATCSSHMIVVTLFYGAALYTYMLPQAYHTPIKDKLFSAFYTILTPLLNPLIYSLRNRDVTGAIKRALVRWKGISSVTREES